Proteins from a genomic interval of uncultured Desulfuromusa sp.:
- a CDS encoding peroxiredoxin yields the protein MSVLVGKQAPQLSAPAVMADGSINEDFKLADYEGKYIVLFFYPLDFTFVCPTELIAFSHRIAEFEARDVQVLGCSIDSQFTHVAWRNTAIEDGGIGAVKYPLIADVKHQICRDYDVEFEPEGVALRGSFLIDKEGVVRHQVVNDLPLGRNIDEMLRMVDAVQFHEKYGEVCPAGWNKGDVGMVADEKGVSSYLAEQASKL from the coding sequence ATGAGTGTACTGGTTGGCAAGCAAGCCCCACAACTGAGCGCCCCAGCGGTCATGGCTGATGGTTCTATTAATGAAGATTTTAAACTGGCTGATTACGAGGGAAAATATATTGTTCTGTTTTTTTACCCTCTTGATTTTACCTTTGTTTGTCCAACGGAACTTATTGCTTTTAGTCACCGGATTGCAGAATTTGAAGCAAGAGACGTTCAGGTTCTCGGTTGCTCTATAGATTCACAATTCACTCATGTCGCCTGGCGTAATACTGCAATTGAAGATGGTGGTATCGGTGCCGTCAAGTATCCATTGATCGCAGATGTGAAACATCAGATCTGCCGTGATTATGATGTTGAGTTTGAGCCGGAAGGCGTTGCTTTGCGTGGTTCATTTTTGATTGATAAAGAAGGTGTCGTTCGCCATCAGGTTGTGAATGATCTGCCGCTTGGGCGGAACATCGACGAAATGCTGCGAATGGTTGATGCTGTACAATTCCATGAAAAATATGGTGAAGTCTGTCCTGCGGGATGGAATAAAGGTGATGTGGGGATGGTCGCAGACGAAAAAGGCGTTTCCTCTTACCTTGCAGAGCAGGCAAGCAAACTGTAA